gacaagagggacgacagtgagacagacagtgagacagacaagagagacgacagtgagacagacaagagggacgacagtgagacagacagtgagacagacaagagggacgacagtgagacagacagtgagacagacaagagggacgacagtgagacagacaagagagacgacagtgagaccgacaagagggacgacagtgagacagacaagagggacgacagtgagacagacagtgagacagacaagagggacgacagtgagacagacaagagagacgacagtgagaccgacaagagggacgacagtgagacagacaagagggacgacagtgagacagacaggagagacgacagtgagacagacaggagagacgacagtgagacagacaagagggacgacagtgagacagacaggagagacgacagtgagacagacaagagagacgacagtgagacagacaagagagacgacagtgagacagacaagagggacgacagtgagacagacaagtgagacagacaagagggacgacagtgagaccgacaagagggacgacagtgagacagacaagagggacgacagtgagacagacaagagggacgacagtgagacagacaagagagacgacagtgagacagacaagagagacgacagtgagacagacaagagggacgacagtgagacagacaagagagacgacagtgagaccgACAAGAGggacgagaaggaggaggaggagtgctgCAGTAACAGCTGGTCGCCACAAGATGGCATCTGttacttttaactttttctGATTGATCAGATTGATTATTGATGATCgagttttcagaataaaagccgcttcctgttgttttgtctcttgaCGAAGAACcggatgaataataaatgatgatgtgaGGATTTAAAGATGgagatgaataaattaataaacGATGCTCCTCTTTGTGCTGCAGGCAGGACGCACGAGaaggagacacgaggaggagaCGCAGGACGCAcgaggaggagacacgaggagacacgaggaggagaCGCAGGACGCAcgaggaggagacacgaggaggagaCGCAGGACGCAcgaggaggagacacgaggaggagaCGCAGGACGCACGAGaaggagacacgaggaggagaCGCGAGGAGGAGACGCGAGGAGGAGACGCAGGACGCACaaggaggagacacgaggaggagaCGCAGGACGCACGAAaaggagacacgaggaggagacgcgaggaggagacacgaggaggagaCGCAGGACGCACGAAaaggagacacgaggaggagaCGCGAGGAGGAGACGCGAGGAGGAGACGCAGGACGCACaaggaggagacacgaggaggagaCGCAGGACGCACGAGaaggagacacgaggaggagaCGCGAGGAGGAGACGcgaggaggagacacgaggaggagaCGCGAGGAGGAGACGcgaggaggagacacgaggaggagaCGCGAGGAGGAGACGCAGTGAGCTTTACCTTTGATGTTGTTAAACtaggttattatatatatatcttcatgtACTTTtacacatatgacatcataGTATTACTGTACAGTATTCTAGCACGAAAATACcgttttttgtatttctttttgtatttttaaagaaCTGTATTTTCGGGGGGGGCAGTCAGTTATAAaggggttcagggttgtgaagggctgatgatgatgaggaggatccTGATCTCGATCTGGTGGACTGGGGGGATCTGGGAGATCTGGACTCTGTTGGattagggggtgggggggggggggggggtctggtggACTGGTGCAGCTGAGTTCTGGATGTCTTGTAGTCTCTTGGTGGTTTTGGTGGACCTGCCGTAAAGGACTCAGTggagaggtgatgaagacgaggatgaGCGTTCTTCATCCATCATATTAATGAATGTTTCAGATAAAGTGGTCAATGATCAATAATTAATATCTAATAGCAGTATTCAGAGCACCTGATTGGACGCTGCGGTCataataatttgtattaatttatattattgttcaAATGAAAGTAtatgaacatgtttatatacatctatatacattgtatgtatacatatatatatacttatttatatatatataatatatataatatataatgtgtgtatgtatgtatatacctgtatatatatatatatatgtatacatatgaatgtaacataattgtaagtcgctttggataaaagcgtcagttaAATGAAACAGAGACAAATGTGGTTTCATAAAAGGTGAAATCATCATTCTCATGAAGCTCAAAGACTTTCCAGAGCGTTGTGATAATAATTGTGTTGTAACTTCCTGCTCGtttcagacaggaagttgaAATGAATCATCTTCCTGTCTGAAAGTTCAACATGTCATGATGCTCttactattttatatatatatatatatatatatatatataaaatatgatatatacagtatatatttaacataatATAGATGATAAGTTAGAGATGCTAacagtcttcatgtcttctGGAACTGATCTAGAATCTGATTGGTCGTCTCTGTCTGCAGACGTCATGGTGACCGGGTCGCTCTCCCTGACCAACAGCACCGGTCCGATGGCGTGCCGGCCTCCGTACGACGAGGGCCGCCTGCCGCTCGTGCTGCTGTACAGCGCGGTGCTGATGGTCGGACTGCCGGCTAACCTGCTGACCGTCTATCTCACCTGGctgcaggtgagcaggaagaacGTGCTGGGCGTGTACCTGTGGAGCCTGTCGCTGTGCGACCTCACCTACCTGTGCACGCTGCCGCTGTGGACGCGCTACGTCAGCGCAGGTCACTCGTGGCCCTGGAGCTCGGCGGCCTGCAAGCTGACGGGCTACATCTTCTTCAACAACATGTACATCAGCATCTTCCTGCTCTGCTGCATCTCCTGCGACCGCTACGTCGCCGTGGTCTATAGCGTGGAGTCCCGCGGCCTCCGCCGCCAACGCCTCGCCACCCTCATCGCCGTCGCTATCGTGCTGCTGGTTGCCGTTGGCCACGTCCCTGTCTTCACCATGAGGGAGGGCGATGCCGCGGAGGGCGACCGCCGCTGCTTCGAGCCAAGTCAGAGCGGCGCTACGGTGACGGGCTTCAACTACGCCCGCTTCGCGGTGGGCTTCCTGGTCccgctgctggtgctgctggggACCAACTGCGGCATCATGGTCAACGTGCGGCGCAGCACTGGGCTGCGGCGGGAACAGAAGGTGCGCGTCTGCTGGCTGGCGGTGGCGGTGGTGCTGCTCTTCCTGGTCTGCTTCGCCCCATACCACGTCATCCTGCTGGTCCGGGCCGTCATGTTCCACTTCCCCCAGCTGGAGGACGGCACGTGTCTGTTCGAGAGGACCATGTACACGCCGTACACCATCTCGCTCGGCCTGTCCACCGTCAACAGCGCCATCAACCCCATCCTCTACGTCCTGTCCAGCGACAACATCCGCAAAGAGCTGAGCCGAGGCCTGCTGCGGGTCTGGGACCGAGCTCACCTGAGACCACGATCCGACAGCAGCCGGAACAAGATCCGGCCCACCAAGAACTCCTCGGAGCTGAATGTAGTGACCGAGACCGAGAGACAGCAGGGGGGGAAACCACCGGGGAATTGACAGGCCGATCTccactggtctctgctggactcTGCCGGTCTCTGCTGGACCctgctggtctctgctggactcTGCCGGTCTCTGTTGAACTCTGCTGGTCTCTGCTGAAGTCTGCTGGACTCGGCTGGACTCGGCTGGACTCTGCTGGACCCTGCTGGTCTGTGCTGGACTCTGTTGAACTCTGCTGGTCTCTGCTGAAGTCTGCTGGACTCGGCTGGACTCGGCTGGACTCTGCTGGACCCTGCTGGTCTGTGCTGGACTCTGTTGGTCTCTGCTGGACTCTGCTGGAGTCTGCTGGACTCTGCTGGACTCTGCTGGACTCGGCTGGACTCTGCTGGACTCTGCTGGTTTGTCCTTTGAGATCAGGACAGTTATTGATcatcgtgcgtgtgtgtgtgtgtgtgtgtgtgtgtgtgtgtgtgtgtgtgtgtgtgtgtgtgtgtgtgtgtgtgtgtgtgtgtgtgtgtgtgtgtgtgtgtgtgtgtgtgtgaaatcttTAAAGCAGCTCTTAGACTCTTAatgtgcaaacaggaagtggttcaGTGAagcagaaacaggaagttgaagAAACGTCTCAAAGTGTTGAGTGTGTCTTTATTTCAGATGAAGTGAGTAAAGACCGTCGTGGTTCTGGGTTTTTAATCTGTTGTCCTCCCGGGTCCAAGTGACTGTTTCTAAAGcattcaaattattaattataaaaacctgaaatataatatataaatatccatGAATCACCCCGGGGGGTTGCAGGTTCCTAAAGGACTGCGAGGATAAAAATTCATAAAACTAACAGACGGagtaaaagcaaaataaaacatgaatgtttccttaatgaataaatatatgtatataaactcAAGAATAGGTCAATTAAaattggaaatatatatatatatatatatatatataaaaaggagggagaacaaatacaacatgaataaacatataacatttttaaaaaagaagggaataaaatatacaacaaaGAAGATGAAAGGAAACATCAGGTTAAGAATAAGTGCtataaaagtgacattttgctCCCTAGGTCCACACCTGTAAGCCgttggaggaagggggggggggggggggatgactcCTAAAAGGGGCTAAAAGGGGCTAAAAGGGGCCTCGTCCGGAAATAAACAGGGGACCTTAAAAATGGGAATTAATAAACATTAGATCAAATAAATTAACTAAAAAAACATACTGGATAAATTAACAATAAAGGTTTGGGTTCGGGTTCGGGTTCGGGttagtaatatagtagtagggttagttagtaatatagtagtagggttagttagtaatatagtagtagGGTTAGTTAGTAATATAGGAGTAGGGttagtaatatagtagtagggttagttagtaatataggagtagggttagttagtaatataggagtagggttagttagtaatataggagtagggttagttagtaatataggagtagggttagttagtaatatagtagtagggttagtaatatagtagtagggttagttagtaatatagtagtagggttagtaatatagtagtagggttagttagtaatatagtagtagggttagttagtaatataggagtagggttagttagtaatataggagtagggttagttagtaatatagtagtagggttagttagtaatatagtagtagggttagttagtaatatagtagtagggttagttagtaatataggagtagggttagttagtaatataggagtagggttagttagtaatatagtagtagggttagttagtaatatagtagtagggttagttagtaatatagtagtagggttagttagtaatataggagtagggttagttagtaatataggagtagggttagttagtaatatagtagtagggttagttagtaatataggagtagggtcagggttagtaatatagtagtagggttagttagtaatatagtagtagggttagttagtaatataggagtagggttagttagtaatataggagtagggttagttagtaatatagtagtagggttagttagtaatatagtagtagggttagttagtaatataggagtagggttagttagtaatataggagtagggttagttagtaatatagtagtagggttagttagtaatataggagtagggttagttagtaatataggagtagggttagttagtaatataggagtagggtcagggttagtaatatagtagtagggttagttagtaatataggagtagggttagttagtaatatagtagtagggttagttagtaatataggagtagggttagttagtaatatagtagtagGGTTAGTTAGTAATATAGGAGTAGGGTTAGTTAGTAATATAGGAGTAGGGTCAGGGTTAGTAATATGGTAGTAGGGTTAGTTAGTAATATAGTGTTAGGGTTAGTAATATAATAGTAGGGCTAGTAATATAGGACTAGGTttagtaatatagtagtagGGTTAGTAATATAGGACTAGGGTTAGTACTATAGGACTAGGGTTAGTAATATAGGACTAGGGTTAGTACTATAGGACTAGGGTTAGTAATATAGGACTAGGGTTAGTAATATAGGACTAGGGTTAGTAATATAGGACTAGGGTTAGTAATATAGGACTAGGGTTAGTAATATAGTAATGTTTGATCTCTGCTGGGCGGGGGCAGCTGGGCGTAGCAACTCAGCGGGAAGTATTGTAATGAGCACAAGTCAACATTCAACAAGTCTAATGTATTAGAATATTCAGCATATATTTATAGTGTAAATTCATTCTTCCTATGAGACTTCCCTTGAATCAACAACCAGAGCCCATCCGGCTTTACAAACATGTTCTTTTGGTGTGTCCTTCGGGGTCCAGTTGACCGGAGACCTTTAGGTCCAGATAACTATCcgttacaaaaacaaactgttctCTTATGAATCTAAATGTAGTGTGTTCAAATTATGTTATATGATGATTTTTTTCTCCAACAATCTGTTGATGTTTCTTCAGTCATGACCACAGAAGAAGACCATGTGTGTGGCTAAAAGCTCTACAAACAGGAGCGTGAAGAATAACTCAACTTAATTCATGCAGTTTTCTGCTTTCTGATTGGCTCAGCTGTCTCTCTACTCCCAACTGGACGCTCCGATTGGCTGGTCTGGCCATTTAATAAAGGCCACGCCCCTCCTGAATATTGAATGACAACTCATGGTCATGTGTCCTCATTTTGTCCTCATAATGTTCTCATTTCAGTGTCTTTGGGAGGTGGGCGGATACGCTGTGGCGCTATGCAGGGTCGCATTATGCTTTTCTGGGTTGACGACGTTGCACATGGACAGTCAGTGCGCTAGCGTTAGCGTTAGCCATGACACATTCGTCATACTGTGATTTGTGGTGATTTTTTAGGTGGTTAAACAAGTTCGTTGAACTTTTTTTGAGGCTGCGCTGTAGGGTGACACCCCCCATCTCTTTCTAGCCCTTGTGGTTGGCTGACTGTTAGTTGAGGAAGGGCTTGATTTGATGTGTGgcagagcagcattttaaacGCCAATATCGCTGCTGATCATGCTCATTTAATCACCAAAATCGTGATCGCGATTAAAATTCAATTAATTGCGCAGCCCTACCTCATAGTGTACTCAGTGTGCTctcagtgtgtcctcatagtgtcctcagtgtgtcctcatagtgtcctcatagtgtcctcagtgtgtcctcatagtgtcctcagtgtgtcctcatagtgtcctcagtgtcctcatagtgtcctcagtgtcctcatagtgtcctcatTGTGTTctcatagtgtcctcatagtgtcctcagtgtgtcctcatagtgtcctcagtgtgtcctcatagtgtcctcatagtgtcctcagtgtgtcctcatagtgtcctcagtgtgtcctcagtgtgtcctcatagtgtcctcagtgtcctcagtgtgtcctcagtgtgtcctcatagtgtcctcagtgtgtcctcatagtgtcctcatagtgtgtcctcatagtgtcctcagtgtgtcctcatagtgtcctcagtgtgtcctcatagtgtcctcagtgtgtcctcagtgtgtcctcatagtgtcctcagtgtgtcctcatagtgtcctcagtgtgtcctcatagtgtcctcagtgtgctctcatagtgtcctcagtgtgtcctaATAGTGTACTCAGTGTGCTctcatagtgtcctcatagtgtcctcagtgtgtcctcatagtgtaCTCAGTGTGCTCTCatagtgtcctcagtgtgtcctcatagtgtcctcagtgtgtcctcatagtgtcctcagtgtgtcctcatagtgtcctcagtgtgctctcatagtgtcctcagtgtgtcctcatagtgtcctcagtgtgtcctcatagtgtcctcagtgtgtcctcatagtgtaCTCAGTGTGCTCTCatagtgtcctcagtgtgtcctcatagtgtcctcatagtgtcctcagtgtgtcctcatTGTGTTCTCATAGTGTTTTGTGTGTCCTCATTGTGTTCTATTCTATTGTTTatgcttttgaaaaataaaacaacatcaaTGACTCTTAAGATTATTTTATTGAGTTTCCGTTCGGCTGCTAACATGTTCCATAATTACAAAGATTCTTTTAACTGGTGAAACAAAGCAGTAGTGTGCACCCCCCCTCACCAGACTCCAGCTGGCCtctggggtcagaggtcagagggtgGGGACAACAGGAAGATCATCACTGACACAAAATCAAAGATGATTTTGCTcctacaacaacaatattgatGATGTGCAATTTAACAaaactttttaaatgaattcataCAGTGTATTTTCATCAGAGTGAGACCTCTGTCAATGTTAGCTTGGCAGCTAACATCCTGGTAAAGCTCATTAGCAAGTTATTTAATAAAGAAGGAGGCGATTGGTCCCACAGAGCCACTCAGAataagggtcaaaggtcaaacacagcAGCCATCAGCAGGGTTGAAaccagggggcggggcttcccaGCAGGTAAAatccaacaaaaataaaagcagctggAAGCTCAGACTCACCCTGCCTCAATAAAATCATCAAGTAAAATCTAAACTCTGCAGCCCCATTGGTTCATAAAGCCCCTCCTCCTGACATATATGGGCGGGGCCTCAGGGATCCATTTCCAGCCCGTCCAAGGTGAGCTGGCTGCGGTGGGGGGAGTTGGGACTGGGGGGGCTGCTGGGGTTAGAGCTGTTGGAGGGGGTCGAGTGTTTGGTGGAGTCCGAGTccggctggggggggggggggacatacaGAGAggtgggtagagagagagagagaacaaagcaATCAAAAACAGAACACCTAAACCCGATGTTACAAATGACATAATATTAGATAatttacagagtgtgtgtgtgtgtgtgtgttacctctcGGTCCAGGTCATGTTCAGGTTCAGAGATGTTGCGAGATGAAGCTCCTCCCCCAAAATCTGaatcaataaaaacagataaaagGACGTCacatctcagtgatagtgtctcAAACTACACACCAAtatgtacaggtgtgtgtgtgcgtacctgaGGCTGTTCGTGTGATGTGTGTCTTGCTCCTCTGTTGCCGGGAGATACTGGAcagtgggcggggcttatctTTAACTGGGTCATCTTGAGAGGAAGGCATCACactctacaaacacacacacacacacgcacacacacacacagttagaggTTCGGATGACCGCTAGCTTCCGTCTCACGCACGCGAACGGGAGCCCggcggacaggaagtggagtggGACAGGAAGCAGTGAAataagacaggaagtggagtatAAAATGGGGAATAGAAAGATCAGGGCAACATGTAGCAGTTCGATgaagaatgaaaacaaacagaataaagAAAGACTCACA
The nucleotide sequence above comes from Cyclopterus lumpus isolate fCycLum1 chromosome 24, fCycLum1.pri, whole genome shotgun sequence. Encoded proteins:
- the LOC117727850 gene encoding probable G-protein coupled receptor 132, with the translated sequence MVTGSLSLTNSTGPMACRPPYDEGRLPLVLLYSAVLMVGLPANLLTVYLTWLQVSRKNVLGVYLWSLSLCDLTYLCTLPLWTRYVSAGHSWPWSSAACKLTGYIFFNNMYISIFLLCCISCDRYVAVVYSVESRGLRRQRLATLIAVAIVLLVAVGHVPVFTMREGDAAEGDRRCFEPSQSGATVTGFNYARFAVGFLVPLLVLLGTNCGIMVNVRRSTGLRREQKVRVCWLAVAVVLLFLVCFAPYHVILLVRAVMFHFPQLEDGTCLFERTMYTPYTISLGLSTVNSAINPILYVLSSDNIRKELSRGLLRVWDRAHLRPRSDSSRNKIRPTKNSSELNVVTETERQQGGKPPGN